From the Thermococcus sp. 18S1 genome, one window contains:
- a CDS encoding UPF0147 family protein gives MSELIGQIVQVLKEQVVQDTVVPRNIRRAAEQAIEALLDESKEPAVRAADAIAILEEISEDPNMPMHTRTIIWEVLGALEQVK, from the coding sequence ATGAGCGAGCTCATCGGCCAGATCGTGCAGGTTCTCAAGGAGCAGGTCGTTCAGGACACCGTTGTTCCCAGGAACATAAGACGCGCCGCCGAGCAGGCCATCGAGGCCCTCCTGGACGAGAGCAAGGAGCCGGCCGTCAGGGCCGCCGATGCCATAGCGATCCTTGAGGAGATAAGCGAGGACCCGAACATGCCGATGCACACGAGGACGATCATCTGGGAGGTCCTCGGTGCCCTTGAGCAGGTCAAGTGA
- the cobO gene encoding cob(I)yrinic acid a,c-diamide adenosyltransferase — translation MPWKDKLGLVHIYTGNGKGKTTAAFGLAVRMLGSGGKVIILQFMKAPDVYGEQKKIAECGAVIESFGLPKFVHGEPEPDDIEAAKRALERAKEVVSSGEWDLVILDEICVALGFRMLDVEEVKALIRNKAPHTELVLTGRYCPEELFELADYVTEMGEVKHPYQRGILARRGVEF, via the coding sequence ATGCCCTGGAAAGACAAGCTCGGACTGGTTCACATCTACACTGGCAACGGGAAGGGAAAGACCACGGCAGCCTTTGGCCTAGCCGTCAGGATGCTCGGCTCTGGCGGGAAGGTCATCATCCTCCAGTTTATGAAGGCGCCGGACGTTTACGGCGAGCAGAAGAAGATAGCCGAGTGCGGTGCAGTTATAGAGTCCTTCGGTTTACCCAAGTTCGTCCACGGGGAGCCCGAGCCCGACGACATAGAAGCTGCAAAGAGAGCGCTGGAGCGCGCGAAAGAGGTCGTCTCGAGCGGCGAGTGGGATTTGGTGATTCTCGACGAAATCTGCGTCGCCCTCGGCTTCAGAATGCTCGACGTCGAGGAGGTCAAGGCGCTCATCAGGAACAAAGCCCCTCACACCGAACTCGTCCTGACCGGCCGCTACTGCCCGGAGGAGCTCTTTGAGCTGGCCGACTACGTCACCGAGATGGGGGAGGTGAAGCACCCCTACCAGAGGGGTATCCTCGCCAGGAGGGGCGTTGAGTTCTGA
- a CDS encoding aldolase, with translation MSRAIKTQLVKYSRLAHERGLTAAFGGNLSIRKGNLVFIKATGAVMDDMTAEQVAVIDMSGRQVSGVRPSSEYRLHLAVYRTRPDVRAIAHLHPPYSIVASTLVEGELPIITPEAEIYLKRIPIAPFRPAGTEELAEVTSGALQNSDAAIMAKHGIVTVGKTLREAFYKAELVEESAKLWYMGRKV, from the coding sequence ATGAGCAGGGCCATAAAAACCCAGCTCGTGAAGTACTCCCGGCTGGCCCACGAGAGGGGACTCACGGCCGCCTTCGGCGGAAACCTGAGCATCAGAAAGGGAAACCTCGTCTTCATCAAGGCCACTGGAGCCGTCATGGACGACATGACGGCCGAACAGGTCGCCGTAATCGACATGAGCGGAAGGCAGGTCTCCGGGGTGAGGCCGTCGTCGGAGTACAGGCTCCACCTCGCTGTTTACAGAACGAGGCCCGACGTCAGAGCAATAGCCCATCTGCACCCACCGTATTCCATCGTTGCCTCGACTCTGGTGGAGGGCGAACTGCCGATAATAACCCCCGAGGCCGAGATTTACCTCAAAAGAATTCCGATAGCACCTTTCAGACCCGCCGGGACGGAAGAGCTGGCGGAGGTTACCTCTGGGGCCCTCCAGAACTCGGACGCGGCGATAATGGCCAAGCACGGCATAGTGACCGTAGGGAAGACCCTCAGGGAGGCGTTCTACAAGGCCGAACTCGTCGAGGAGAGCGCGAAGCTCTGGTACATGGGCAGAAAAGTGTGA
- a CDS encoding AAA family ATPase, translating into MTDKIESMEILKKDIRSNARGVYVLQGTKLHWRWSLVDYFHNVARVYETNKKYIVWGLDKEKYYNGIKVGDVILLRTNKKTRDKKEISGIFGIGIVSKKLKDTTKYWPAELEGTGLWPYRLQIKVIALSEEVFENLKMIEPKITESLAKAYSQKDGVTVRRILESLSLLDERDIIQENFGPGSVKPIQDISRVESILEKIRVLFVPLGDLDDVGETEEAIASENAKSFPDFISVLYHRELTVALNELERGKNVILYGPPGSGKTILAKILAAEYSKRHGGNGYLLYTVHSGTDFFDLVARITPQTNNEGILYYKKEPRYLINALIGKKVLILDEINRTQIDTALGIFFTYLEKEHRIQDVRTIMHILQAESDIALSEDELRDVLEFFRIIGTLNIYDKTFLFKLGDALRRRFRFIEITTTEEIIEYLKQNFNRFLTLIEYNASNEERYGVAWTLFSIFSEINEIKELGIGILKDLILFSDNFEKPEEAIEESVISILLPFFENDIGFREVSRVLERYKLYRAQKALERLNHAFRAFE; encoded by the coding sequence TGGAAATTCTTAAGAAAGACATTCGGAGCAATGCTCGTGGTGTATATGTTTTACAAGGCACTAAACTTCACTGGAGATGGAGTCTTGTTGACTATTTTCATAACGTTGCAAGAGTGTATGAAACCAACAAGAAGTATATCGTGTGGGGGTTGGATAAGGAGAAGTACTATAACGGCATTAAGGTTGGAGATGTGATTCTTTTAAGAACCAATAAGAAAACCCGGGACAAAAAGGAGATTAGTGGAATATTTGGGATAGGTATAGTTTCCAAGAAGCTTAAAGATACCACAAAATACTGGCCGGCTGAACTTGAAGGAACAGGATTATGGCCATATCGTCTTCAAATTAAAGTCATCGCACTAAGTGAAGAGGTTTTTGAAAATCTCAAAATGATTGAGCCTAAGATTACCGAGTCACTAGCAAAGGCGTATTCTCAGAAAGATGGAGTTACTGTTAGGAGGATATTGGAATCGCTTTCACTCTTGGATGAACGGGACATTATCCAGGAGAACTTTGGCCCGGGTAGTGTTAAGCCAATACAGGACATCTCACGTGTTGAGAGTATTCTTGAAAAGATACGAGTGCTATTTGTTCCCTTGGGCGACTTAGATGATGTGGGGGAAACAGAAGAGGCAATTGCCAGTGAGAACGCTAAATCTTTTCCAGACTTCATATCGGTACTCTATCATCGGGAACTGACTGTTGCACTTAACGAACTTGAAAGAGGTAAGAATGTTATACTCTATGGCCCGCCGGGTAGTGGAAAAACGATCTTAGCAAAAATACTAGCGGCTGAATACTCCAAGAGACATGGTGGAAATGGATATCTGTTATATACTGTTCACAGCGGTACAGATTTCTTTGATCTAGTGGCAAGGATAACTCCCCAAACAAATAATGAGGGGATTCTGTATTATAAAAAAGAACCAAGATACTTGATAAACGCTCTAATAGGGAAGAAAGTTTTGATTTTAGATGAGATTAACAGGACTCAAATTGACACCGCACTTGGCATTTTCTTTACGTATCTTGAGAAAGAGCATAGAATACAAGATGTAAGAACTATAATGCATATTCTTCAGGCAGAGAGTGACATTGCTCTTAGCGAAGACGAACTGAGGGATGTCTTGGAGTTTTTCAGGATTATAGGGACTCTGAATATCTATGACAAGACATTTCTGTTTAAACTTGGAGATGCGCTTAGAAGGAGGTTTAGATTCATAGAGATAACAACAACTGAGGAGATAATTGAATACTTGAAACAAAACTTCAACCGATTCCTGACCCTAATTGAGTACAATGCATCGAATGAAGAGAGATATGGTGTTGCCTGGACCTTATTTTCAATATTTTCAGAGATCAACGAGATAAAAGAGCTTGGTATCGGGATACTAAAGGACTTAATACTGTTCTCAGATAATTTCGAGAAACCTGAAGAGGCCATAGAAGAATCTGTAATCAGTATCCTTCTGCCATTCTTTGAAAATGATATTGGATTCCGGGAAGTCTCTAGAGTGCTTGAGAGGTATAAGTTGTATCGGGCTCAAAAAGCCTTGGAGAGGTTGAATCATGCCTTCAGAGCGTTTGAATGA
- a CDS encoding nuclease domain-containing protein, producing MPSERLNDPRPIWDTDYNIPLKLLDVVKINGKPLREFSKSNKVKIVNGTVTISLRDLFGTLTIEKPHETRSFVVIPHKLFPQEYSPEEGKEFIRKTVLHDIGNFVSFIVREVKDIQTYHAFKIVIREYERSVYFLVVALEHYLKMLEEHGTKLFLRGPIHKEMLTMQSRFGSGIRYSYSDLVSPYHPFNKRSVTYDTLLNRMLFQSFYYVIIESELLKHVITDVDLVNRVNALQNRALRFIDSYHLWEFFCEAPQDLAMIQERLITQQNPYYAEVFRVYNELVKIVFSKTILENIEDGIQYPLLNFATIYETWAVWRIIKGLMEQGFRLSDEGIILNDQEYFNRRTKAVFALERDDLVVTIVWELKFNPETDSLYMGSLMKLVGYVNRMSIKPDLVILVSKKGEDKPKKVLLGDVKFRIDKNGRLPPLESLYKVLGYVLDLGDFDYFEGASMEGMLIYPGRIEMLKIPIIKPEDDGNVFYVNLLPLNSESFEVNLVGLLK from the coding sequence ATGCCTTCAGAGCGTTTGAATGATCCGCGTCCTATCTGGGACACTGATTATAATATCCCATTAAAGTTGCTGGACGTAGTGAAGATCAACGGAAAGCCTTTGAGAGAGTTTAGCAAATCTAATAAAGTTAAAATCGTTAACGGGACAGTTACAATCTCACTCAGGGACTTGTTTGGAACACTGACAATAGAAAAACCCCACGAGACTCGTAGTTTCGTTGTAATTCCCCATAAACTGTTCCCTCAGGAGTATAGTCCTGAGGAGGGGAAGGAGTTCATCCGGAAGACGGTGCTTCATGATATCGGGAACTTTGTCTCGTTTATTGTGAGAGAGGTCAAGGACATACAGACATATCATGCGTTCAAGATCGTTATAAGAGAATATGAAAGAAGTGTTTACTTCCTTGTTGTAGCTCTTGAGCATTATCTGAAGATGCTGGAGGAACATGGTACAAAGCTCTTTTTGCGTGGGCCAATCCATAAAGAAATGCTAACTATGCAGTCGAGGTTCGGTTCTGGGATTAGATACTCATATTCTGACCTAGTTTCACCATATCATCCATTCAACAAGCGCTCTGTGACATATGACACCCTATTAAATAGGATGCTGTTCCAGTCTTTTTACTATGTGATTATCGAGAGCGAGCTTTTAAAGCATGTCATAACTGATGTTGATTTAGTAAACCGGGTTAATGCATTACAAAATCGTGCTTTGAGATTTATTGATAGTTACCACCTATGGGAATTCTTTTGTGAGGCTCCACAGGATTTGGCAATGATACAAGAGAGGCTCATTACACAGCAGAATCCCTATTATGCGGAGGTCTTTAGAGTTTACAATGAACTTGTGAAGATAGTGTTCTCTAAAACTATCCTTGAAAACATTGAAGATGGCATTCAGTATCCTTTACTAAACTTTGCCACAATTTATGAGACATGGGCTGTTTGGAGGATTATTAAGGGGCTCATGGAGCAGGGCTTCAGGCTTTCAGATGAAGGTATAATTCTAAATGATCAGGAATACTTCAATAGAAGAACTAAGGCAGTATTTGCATTAGAAAGAGACGACTTAGTAGTAACTATTGTTTGGGAGTTGAAATTTAACCCTGAAACGGACTCTCTCTACATGGGAAGTTTGATGAAGCTTGTTGGCTATGTTAATAGAATGTCCATTAAGCCAGATCTAGTGATTTTGGTCTCTAAGAAGGGAGAAGATAAGCCTAAGAAGGTCTTGTTGGGGGATGTGAAGTTTAGAATTGACAAGAATGGACGTCTTCCACCGTTGGAATCATTGTATAAAGTTCTGGGCTATGTCCTCGACTTGGGAGATTTTGATTATTTTGAGGGGGCATCTATGGAGGGCATGTTAATTTATCCTGGTAGAATTGAGATGCTCAAAATACCCATAATCAAGCCCGAGGATGATGGAAATGTGTTCTACGTGAATTTGCTACCTTTGAATAGTGAATCCTTTGAAGTCAACCTTGTGGGGCTTCTTAAGTAA